In Entomomonas moraniae, one DNA window encodes the following:
- a CDS encoding META domain-containing protein, with the protein MKKIVLIIAIAAFIVGCQMTKSTNLTTADLYGKYHLVSFDQEAITDVSTSMGIEFEQGGSDVLKVHGILCNTFIGQATLNNGQLKSDGLASTRMACFRQKEATMENALNVMFKEGAIVKLKGDELTLEDNNHSFVYKKQ; encoded by the coding sequence GTGAAGAAAATCGTTTTAATCATCGCGATAGCCGCATTCATCGTAGGGTGTCAAATGACAAAGTCTACAAATCTTACAACAGCTGATTTATATGGGAAATACCATTTGGTTAGTTTTGATCAAGAGGCTATTACTGATGTCAGTACTTCAATGGGCATAGAGTTTGAACAAGGAGGAAGTGATGTATTAAAAGTACATGGTATCCTTTGTAATACATTTATTGGACAAGCTACCTTAAATAATGGTCAATTAAAAAGCGATGGTTTAGCCTCTACACGCATGGCATGTTTTCGTCAAAAAGAAGCAACAATGGAAAATGCATTAAATGTTATGTTTAAAGAGGGTGCAATTGTTAAGTTAAAAGGTGATGAGCTAACTTTAGAGGATAATAATCATAGTTTTGTGTATAAAAAACAATAG
- a CDS encoding argininosuccinate synthase: MADVQKVVLAYSGGLDTSVILKWLQDTYQCEVVTFTADLGQGEEVEPARAKAKALGVKEIYIEDLREEFVRDFVFPMFRANTIYEGEYLLGTSIARPLIAKRLIEIANETNADAISHGATGKGNDQVRFELGAYALKPGVKVIAPWREWDLLSREKLMDYAEKHNIPIERHGKKKSPYSMDANLLHISYEGGVLEDTWAENEEDMWRWTVSPEKAPDTPTYIELTYKKGDIVAINGKNMSPAEVLTELNRVGGANGIGRLDIVENRYVGMKSRGCYETPGGTIMLQGHRAIESITLDREVAHLKDSIMPQYASLIYNGYWWSPERIMLQQMIDESQNNVNGVVRLKLYKGNVMVIGRKSDDSLFDANIATFEEDGGAYNQADAAGFIKLNALRLRIAAQKGRKLI, encoded by the coding sequence ATGGCTGATGTTCAAAAGGTCGTCCTTGCTTATTCAGGTGGCTTGGATACGTCTGTAATCCTTAAATGGTTACAAGACACTTATCAATGTGAAGTAGTAACGTTTACTGCAGACTTAGGGCAAGGTGAAGAAGTAGAACCTGCTCGCGCCAAAGCAAAAGCATTAGGCGTAAAAGAAATCTACATTGAAGATTTACGCGAAGAGTTCGTTCGTGATTTCGTTTTCCCAATGTTTCGTGCTAATACCATCTATGAGGGTGAATACTTATTAGGTACTTCTATTGCACGCCCATTAATTGCTAAGCGTCTCATTGAAATTGCGAATGAAACCAATGCTGATGCGATCTCCCACGGTGCAACAGGTAAAGGTAATGATCAAGTTCGTTTTGAGCTCGGTGCTTACGCATTAAAACCAGGCGTAAAAGTGATTGCTCCTTGGCGCGAATGGGATCTCTTATCCCGTGAAAAGTTAATGGATTATGCTGAAAAACATAATATCCCTATTGAACGCCACGGTAAGAAAAAGTCACCTTACTCTATGGATGCTAATTTACTACACATCTCTTATGAGGGTGGAGTATTAGAAGATACTTGGGCAGAAAATGAAGAAGATATGTGGCGCTGGACAGTATCCCCAGAGAAAGCACCTGACACGCCAACCTATATCGAGTTAACCTATAAAAAAGGTGACATTGTAGCCATTAATGGTAAAAACATGTCTCCTGCAGAAGTTCTTACTGAACTTAATCGCGTTGGTGGTGCAAACGGTATCGGTCGCTTAGACATTGTTGAAAACCGTTATGTCGGCATGAAGTCACGTGGCTGTTATGAAACACCCGGCGGTACTATTATGCTACAAGGCCACAGAGCTATCGAGTCAATCACGTTAGACCGTGAAGTCGCTCACTTAAAAGATAGCATCATGCCACAATACGCTAGCCTAATTTATAATGGCTACTGGTGGAGCCCTGAGCGCATCATGCTACAACAAATGATTGATGAGTCACAAAATAATGTCAACGGTGTTGTTCGCTTAAAACTCTATAAAGGCAATGTTATGGTAATCGGCCGTAAGTCTGATGACTCCTTATTTGATGCTAATATAGCAACTTTTGAAGAAGACGGCGGCGCTTATAATCAAGCAGACGCGGCAGGCTTTATCAAACTGAATGCTCTCAGATTAAGAATAGCTGCACAAAAAGGCCGCAAACTAATTTAG
- the gloA gene encoding lactoylglutathione lyase, whose protein sequence is MRLLHTMLRVGDLDKSITFYTNVLGMKLLRRKDYPEGKFTLAFVGYGDEKDTSVIELTYNWDTDHYDLGNGYGHIAIEVDDVYKACDTIRTHGGKITREPGPMKHGTSILAFVEDPDGYKIELLSPDRGD, encoded by the coding sequence ATGAGATTATTACACACCATGCTACGGGTTGGTGATTTAGATAAATCAATCACTTTTTATACCAACGTCCTTGGAATGAAACTTCTTCGCCGTAAAGACTACCCCGAGGGTAAATTTACATTAGCATTCGTTGGTTATGGCGACGAGAAAGATACCAGCGTTATTGAACTAACCTATAATTGGGATACAGACCATTATGATTTAGGCAATGGCTATGGTCATATTGCTATAGAGGTTGATGATGTTTACAAAGCTTGTGATACTATCCGAACCCATGGCGGTAAAATCACACGTGAGCCTGGCCCGATGAAACACGGTACAAGTATTCTCGCTTTTGTTGAAGATCCTGATGGCTACAAAATAGAATTACTATCGCCAGATCGTGGGGATTAA
- a CDS encoding PA3496 family putative envelope integrity protein has product MSKEDIDLEDDFISDDLDDTEEAEKDGVKNSLAKRRVIDNILEERRLNKQIADFDFDIS; this is encoded by the coding sequence ATGAGTAAAGAAGATATTGATTTAGAAGATGATTTTATTTCTGATGATCTAGATGATACAGAAGAAGCAGAAAAGGATGGCGTTAAAAACAGTTTAGCAAAGCGCCGTGTGATTGATAATATATTAGAGGAACGTCGCCTTAATAAACAAATTGCTGATTTTGATTTTGATATATCATAA
- the nth gene encoding endonuclease III gives MNAAKRREIFRRLKEHNPHPTTELEFQSTFELLIAVMLSAQATDVSVNKATKKLYPIANTPESILALGVDGLSHYIKSIGLYNSKAKNVIATCQQLIDKYKGVVPNTREALEALPGVGRKTANVILNTAFRQPVMAVDTHVFRVSNRTHIATGKTVLEVENKLVKVIPKEYLVDAHHWLILHGRYVCKSRKPCCGSCCIEDLCEYQEKTSDI, from the coding sequence ATGAATGCAGCCAAACGTCGAGAAATATTCCGTCGTCTAAAAGAACATAATCCACACCCAACGACAGAGTTGGAGTTTCAATCAACATTTGAGTTGTTGATTGCCGTGATGTTATCAGCTCAAGCAACGGATGTGAGTGTTAATAAAGCAACTAAAAAACTATATCCTATAGCGAATACACCCGAAAGTATTTTGGCCCTAGGTGTCGATGGATTAAGCCATTATATAAAATCCATTGGCTTGTATAATAGTAAAGCTAAGAATGTGATTGCAACATGCCAGCAGTTAATTGATAAATATAAGGGTGTTGTTCCAAATACTCGAGAGGCTTTAGAGGCTTTGCCGGGTGTGGGACGTAAAACAGCCAATGTTATTTTAAATACAGCCTTTAGGCAGCCTGTGATGGCTGTAGATACGCATGTGTTTAGAGTGAGTAATCGAACCCATATTGCAACGGGAAAAACAGTATTAGAGGTTGAAAATAAGCTGGTAAAGGTAATTCCAAAAGAATATCTGGTGGATGCACACCATTGGCTAATATTGCATGGGCGTTATGTTTGTAAGTCGAGAAAGCCTTGTTGTGGTAGTTGCTGTATAGAAGACTTGTGTGAGTATCAAGAAAAGACGTCTGATATTTAA
- a CDS encoding B12-binding domain-containing radical SAM protein: MSILLTTLNARFAHASLALRYLYANMLELQGQTSIVEFTIQQNVEDILECIIQHDPRIVGFSVYIWNIVETTQLIQELKLLRPDITIIIGGPEVSYEYEDTAIYNAADYLIEGWGEISFYQLCHQLINKQIITQKAITGIQPELENITLPYRYYTDHDIKHRTVYIEASRGCPFKCEFCLSSLDKTAWSFPLDSFLAEMDLLYQRGLRQFKFIDRTFNLKKEFTTRILEFFLNKIANHPKEPLFLHFELVPDHLPDELKALILLFPDGSLQFEIGIQTLNPETQVLISRKTNIKKAQENIRWLSTKTTVHLHVDLIAGLPAETLNDFANGFNELWSWQPQEIQLGILKRLKGTPIIRHTEAFQYKYSHIPPYSVLENKTMSFSTLNHIKRIAKFWDLIANSGRFKHTLPLLLNQDAFAAISEFTTWSFPKVNQTHGIAFDKLFALVFDYLQNYTEHTLSIIQQAMQQDFIRIGTHGWPKFLGTPPDNWKEQLINKTKQKSLPKRQQQHTS; the protein is encoded by the coding sequence ATGTCTATTTTATTAACTACACTTAATGCTCGCTTTGCCCATGCTTCCTTAGCTCTACGCTATCTCTACGCTAATATGCTCGAGCTACAAGGCCAAACATCCATTGTCGAATTCACCATTCAACAAAACGTAGAAGATATTTTAGAATGTATTATCCAACACGACCCGCGTATCGTTGGCTTCTCTGTTTATATTTGGAATATCGTTGAAACAACCCAACTCATACAAGAGCTCAAATTATTACGCCCTGATATCACTATCATTATTGGCGGCCCAGAAGTTTCTTATGAATACGAAGATACCGCCATTTATAATGCTGCGGATTATCTGATCGAAGGTTGGGGGGAAATTAGTTTTTATCAACTGTGCCACCAACTAATCAATAAACAAATCATTACCCAAAAGGCCATTACAGGTATACAACCGGAGCTAGAAAACATTACGTTACCCTATCGTTACTACACAGACCACGATATTAAACACCGTACGGTTTATATAGAAGCCTCTCGCGGCTGTCCTTTTAAATGTGAATTTTGCTTATCAAGCTTAGATAAGACAGCATGGAGCTTTCCTTTAGACTCTTTTCTCGCTGAAATGGATCTGCTCTATCAACGTGGCTTAAGGCAATTCAAATTTATTGATCGAACCTTTAACTTAAAAAAAGAATTCACCACACGAATTCTTGAGTTTTTCTTGAATAAAATTGCTAACCACCCAAAAGAGCCCTTATTTCTACACTTTGAGTTAGTACCCGACCATCTACCTGACGAATTGAAAGCACTTATCCTATTATTTCCTGATGGTAGTTTACAATTTGAAATTGGTATTCAGACACTAAACCCTGAGACACAAGTATTAATCTCACGAAAGACAAACATAAAAAAAGCCCAAGAAAATATCCGTTGGCTCTCAACTAAAACAACTGTCCACTTACACGTTGACTTAATTGCAGGCTTACCTGCTGAGACCTTAAACGACTTTGCAAACGGTTTTAATGAATTATGGTCATGGCAACCTCAAGAAATCCAATTGGGCATCTTAAAACGGCTAAAAGGCACCCCCATTATTCGCCATACCGAAGCTTTCCAATACAAATATAGCCATATTCCCCCTTATTCTGTATTAGAAAATAAGACAATGTCATTTAGCACCTTAAACCATATTAAACGGATTGCTAAATTTTGGGATTTAATCGCTAATTCTGGTCGCTTCAAGCACACATTGCCTTTATTGCTTAATCAGGATGCATTTGCTGCTATTTCTGAATTTACGACATGGTCTTTTCCCAAAGTGAATCAAACCCATGGTATTGCTTTTGACAAACTATTTGCCCTTGTTTTTGACTATTTACAAAATTATACAGAGCACACTCTCTCCATTATTCAACAAGCTATGCAACAGGATTTTATACGCATAGGTACCCATGGCTGGCCCAAATTTCTTGGGACTCCTCCTGATAATTGGAAAGAACAACTCATCAATAAAACCAAACAAAAATCATTACCTAAGCGGCAACAACAACATACTAGCTAA
- a CDS encoding DUF523 and DUF1722 domain-containing protein, which produces MIKKILVGISSCLMGENVRYNGGNKRLDFAVDELARYIDFQMICPEMAIGLGTPRPTIRLVQLENKVELRFSEDNGEDLTKRMEEFAKQKVASLEHLCGYIVCAKSPSCGMERIKIYNERNEGFQSNGVGLFTKQLLEMMPWLPVEENGRLNDAALKENFIERVFALHELNVLRESGLTRAKLIGFHSRYKYTLLAHSQPKYRELGLFVANIADWGSLEDYFIAYRNQFMSLLACCATKTNHTNTLMHIQGYFKKKLTLRQKEELTQLIALYRQGVQPLLAPITLLKHYLAEYPDEYLAQQSYFNPYPEALRLRYGY; this is translated from the coding sequence ATGATTAAAAAAATTCTTGTTGGTATTAGCAGTTGTCTTATGGGAGAAAACGTTCGTTATAACGGTGGAAATAAACGTTTAGATTTTGCTGTGGATGAGTTGGCACGTTATATCGATTTTCAAATGATATGCCCTGAAATGGCTATTGGTTTAGGTACGCCGCGTCCAACAATACGACTAGTGCAGCTGGAAAATAAAGTTGAGCTACGTTTCTCTGAGGATAATGGTGAAGACTTAACCAAAAGAATGGAGGAGTTTGCTAAACAGAAAGTTGCCTCTTTAGAGCATCTGTGTGGTTATATCGTTTGCGCTAAATCACCTAGTTGCGGAATGGAGCGCATAAAAATTTATAATGAGAGAAATGAAGGATTTCAAAGTAATGGTGTTGGTCTATTTACTAAGCAGTTGCTAGAAATGATGCCTTGGTTACCTGTTGAAGAAAATGGTCGGTTAAATGATGCTGCACTTAAGGAAAATTTTATTGAGCGTGTTTTTGCTTTGCATGAATTAAATGTATTACGAGAAAGTGGACTAACGAGAGCAAAGTTAATAGGATTTCATAGCCGTTATAAATATACACTATTGGCTCATTCGCAGCCAAAATATCGGGAGCTTGGTTTGTTTGTAGCTAATATTGCAGACTGGGGTTCATTAGAAGATTATTTTATCGCTTATCGTAATCAGTTCATGTCATTACTGGCGTGTTGTGCAACTAAAACTAACCATACCAACACATTAATGCACATACAGGGCTACTTTAAGAAGAAGTTAACACTAAGGCAAAAAGAAGAGTTAACACAGTTAATAGCACTTTATCGGCAAGGGGTCCAACCATTATTGGCACCGATCACGCTCTTAAAACACTATTTAGCCGAGTATCCTGATGAGTACCTCGCACAGCAAAGTTATTTCAATCCTTACCCAGAAGCGCTGCGTTTAAGGTATGGTTATTAG
- a CDS encoding YegP family protein, translated as MTSTFEIKKAHGAKFFFQLKIAEDKVILTSELYKQKASSQNGITSVQKNSYDSSKYSRLRRKNGKLYFTLKAANYQVIGTSELYNTEEEREEGIKLIMKYGSTTTIKDLTKE; from the coding sequence ATGACCAGTACTTTTGAAATAAAAAAAGCACATGGTGCAAAGTTTTTTTTTCAACTCAAAATAGCAGAGGATAAAGTCATTTTGACCAGCGAACTATATAAACAAAAAGCCTCATCACAAAATGGCATTACCTCCGTGCAAAAAAATAGTTATGACAGCTCAAAATACAGTCGCTTAAGGCGTAAAAATGGCAAACTTTATTTCACTTTAAAAGCAGCTAACTACCAAGTGATAGGAACAAGTGAGTTGTACAATACAGAAGAAGAGAGAGAAGAAGGCATTAAATTAATTATGAAATATGGGTCAACTACAACCATTAAAGACTTAACTAAAGAGTAA
- the allD gene encoding ureidoglycolate dehydrogenase, whose product MNLSKAELHTLISNKLQLAGLHKKDADVMSDVLVFAEGRGIHSHGSVRVEYYSERISKGGITVDYKLDVNKTGPCSLVIDGDNGPGMPIAKIGMEKAIEMAKESGVAVVGVRRISHSGAISYFTQMAAKEGLIGISLCQSDPMVVPFGGAEVYYGTNPIAFSAPGKGKDDMITFDMATTVQAWGKILDKRSHKEPIPDTWAVDENGAATTDPFAVRALLPIAGPKGYGLMMMVDILSGVLLGVPFGKSVSSMYADLSKGRDLGHLHIVINPAFFGDKEKFLEAISQTMAELNAIKPAPGFKQVLYPGQNSGIEEGRTDKEGVDIVDDIYDYLVSDKIYINSYDHKNPFAK is encoded by the coding sequence ATGAATCTTAGTAAAGCAGAGCTTCACACACTAATATCTAACAAATTACAACTGGCAGGTCTTCATAAGAAGGATGCTGATGTTATGTCAGATGTTTTAGTGTTTGCAGAAGGGCGAGGCATACATTCGCACGGTTCTGTTCGTGTAGAATACTATTCGGAAAGAATTTCAAAAGGTGGTATCACTGTAGATTATAAGCTAGATGTAAACAAGACGGGTCCTTGTTCTTTAGTTATTGATGGTGACAATGGCCCAGGTATGCCTATTGCTAAGATCGGCATGGAAAAAGCCATTGAAATGGCAAAGGAATCAGGTGTTGCTGTTGTTGGCGTTCGTAGAATAAGCCACAGTGGTGCGATTTCATATTTTACACAAATGGCGGCAAAAGAAGGATTAATCGGCATTTCTCTTTGTCAATCTGACCCTATGGTTGTCCCTTTTGGCGGTGCCGAGGTTTATTATGGTACCAATCCTATTGCCTTCTCTGCACCAGGAAAGGGTAAGGATGATATGATTACCTTCGATATGGCAACAACTGTACAAGCTTGGGGTAAGATTTTAGATAAGCGTTCACACAAAGAACCCATTCCTGATACATGGGCTGTTGATGAGAATGGTGCAGCTACCACTGATCCTTTTGCAGTGCGCGCCCTACTCCCTATCGCAGGGCCAAAAGGCTATGGTCTTATGATGATGGTTGATATCTTATCTGGTGTATTGCTTGGTGTTCCTTTTGGTAAATCTGTTAGTTCTATGTATGCTGATTTGAGTAAAGGTAGAGATTTAGGACATTTACACATTGTCATTAACCCTGCATTCTTTGGAGATAAAGAGAAATTCTTAGAGGCTATCTCTCAAACAATGGCTGAGTTAAACGCAATCAAACCTGCACCTGGCTTTAAACAAGTACTTTATCCAGGACAAAATTCAGGCATTGAAGAAGGTCGTACCGACAAAGAGGGTGTAGATATTGTAGATGACATTTACGACTATTTAGTATCTGATAAAATCTATATTAATTCGTATGATCACAAAAATCCCTTTGCGAAATAA
- a CDS encoding acyl-CoA synthetase FdrA: MIHAFIKKGSFQDSVSLMIVSRKLSELPDVEDVSVMMGTPANKTLLKTTGFWHDMFDEATPNDICVSAKAEQADKSVIETVAAALEEALEDIAKGQKTGSQLTTVHSWRTAMKKNPNANMLLISIAGEYAAELADQGLDSNCNVMLFSDNVSVADEVALKKKAQSKGLIVMGPDCGTASIAGAPLAFANITPEGSIGIIGASGTGIQEITSQVALHHQGITHAIGLGGRDLTEGVGGISALTAIEMLAADEKTRVIAFVSKPPAPAVREKVIQAMKRHNKPIVALFLGTKPEQPKEGNIYFTRTLDETARIAAALADIEDAKITAPKVAGKKIIGLYAGGTLASECAMLLSEEINVPTDKEHAQGIMLNAEGHKVIDMGDDFYTQGKPHPMIDPSVRNKFITDLSKQPDIGVLAVDVVIGYGATNDPATSLADAVKVLREKRTDANPIAVLATITGTEEDPQGRSKQMQILVDAGIIVMNSLPELVQLAGQLIKPHPEEVKATPAKLLEGISVINAGLRSFADDLQANSVPVIQYQWSPIAGGNQKLANILKKLI, from the coding sequence ATGATCCATGCATTTATAAAAAAGGGAAGCTTCCAAGACTCTGTCAGTCTTATGATTGTTTCTCGAAAACTAAGCGAACTACCTGATGTAGAAGATGTTTCCGTTATGATGGGAACACCTGCCAACAAGACCCTGCTTAAAACAACAGGCTTTTGGCATGATATGTTCGATGAAGCTACCCCTAATGATATTTGTGTTTCTGCTAAAGCTGAACAAGCTGATAAATCTGTTATTGAAACAGTAGCAGCTGCACTTGAAGAAGCCCTAGAAGACATTGCCAAAGGCCAAAAAACAGGTAGTCAATTGACCACTGTTCATAGCTGGCGTACAGCGATGAAGAAAAATCCAAACGCTAACATGTTATTAATCTCAATTGCTGGTGAGTATGCTGCCGAGCTAGCAGACCAAGGGCTTGATAGTAATTGTAATGTTATGTTATTCTCTGATAACGTTAGCGTGGCAGATGAAGTAGCGTTAAAGAAGAAAGCACAGTCAAAAGGCTTAATTGTTATGGGTCCAGACTGTGGTACAGCAAGCATTGCTGGTGCACCACTTGCTTTTGCTAACATTACTCCAGAAGGTTCAATTGGTATTATTGGTGCATCAGGTACTGGTATTCAAGAAATTACTTCTCAAGTTGCTTTACATCATCAAGGCATTACTCATGCAATCGGTTTAGGTGGTCGTGATTTAACTGAAGGCGTCGGTGGAATTAGCGCCCTAACCGCTATCGAAATGCTTGCTGCAGATGAAAAAACACGCGTTATCGCTTTTGTTTCTAAACCACCTGCACCAGCAGTAAGAGAAAAAGTTATTCAAGCAATGAAGCGCCATAATAAGCCTATTGTTGCTTTATTCTTAGGCACTAAACCAGAACAGCCTAAAGAAGGTAATATTTATTTTACTCGTACACTTGATGAAACAGCTCGTATTGCAGCAGCATTAGCTGATATTGAAGATGCAAAAATAACAGCACCTAAAGTAGCAGGTAAGAAAATTATCGGTCTTTATGCAGGTGGTACCTTAGCTTCTGAATGTGCGATGCTACTTTCTGAAGAAATCAACGTTCCAACAGATAAAGAACATGCCCAAGGTATTATGCTAAATGCCGAAGGTCATAAAGTTATTGATATGGGTGATGACTTCTATACACAAGGCAAACCACACCCAATGATTGACCCATCTGTCCGTAATAAATTTATTACTGACCTCTCTAAACAACCAGATATTGGTGTATTAGCTGTAGACGTTGTTATTGGTTATGGTGCAACAAATGACCCTGCAACCTCTTTAGCAGATGCAGTCAAAGTATTACGTGAAAAGCGTACAGACGCAAACCCTATTGCTGTATTAGCGACCATTACTGGGACAGAAGAAGATCCTCAAGGTCGTTCAAAACAAATGCAAATATTAGTAGATGCTGGAATTATTGTAATGAACTCATTACCTGAGCTTGTTCAATTAGCGGGACAACTTATTAAGCCACACCCTGAAGAGGTTAAAGCAACGCCTGCCAAATTATTAGAAGGTATCTCTGTTATCAATGCTGGTTTACGCAGCTTTGCCGATGACTTACAAGCTAACTCTGTTCCTGTTATCCAATACCAATGGTCACCTATTGCTGGCGGTAATCAGAAACTAGCTAATATTTTAAAGAAATTAATATAA
- a CDS encoding YlbE family protein — MYKTIEEANEAIVERIIASRPHWIDVCLAKEVVAPLKEGKKLLHAGPPNTWDKMSGPVRGACIGAALFEGWAKDEKEATKMLESGQVEFIPCHNVKAVGPMGGITSANMPMVVVKDQTHGNYAYCNMNEGIGKVMRFGAYGPEVQERLHWMHDSLAPTLKAALATLEKGIDLTAVMGQAITMGDEFHQRNIAASSLLLRQLAPILVGLDINKAELQKVTQFLSVTDQFFLNLAMAHCKAAMDAGAEIKQGTIVTVMTRNGDQFGIKISGMGDEWFTAPVNTPQGLFFSGFSQADANPDVGDSAITETYGVGGTAMVAAPGVTRFVGASGGMEAARRISDEMSEIYLAHHMMLQIPTWDFQGSCIGLDARRVVETGITPTINTGIAHKDAGVGQIGAGTVKAPLACFEKAIVALADKLGIKE; from the coding sequence ATGTACAAGACTATAGAAGAAGCAAATGAAGCGATTGTTGAAAGAATTATTGCATCTCGCCCACACTGGATCGATGTCTGCTTAGCAAAAGAAGTTGTTGCGCCTTTAAAAGAAGGTAAAAAACTACTTCATGCTGGTCCTCCTAATACTTGGGATAAAATGAGTGGTCCAGTTCGCGGTGCATGTATTGGTGCTGCTTTATTTGAAGGTTGGGCAAAAGACGAGAAAGAAGCAACAAAAATGCTTGAGTCTGGTCAAGTTGAATTCATCCCTTGTCACAATGTAAAAGCTGTAGGACCTATGGGTGGAATCACTTCTGCAAACATGCCAATGGTTGTAGTTAAAGACCAAACTCACGGTAACTATGCTTACTGTAATATGAACGAAGGTATCGGTAAAGTAATGCGTTTTGGTGCTTACGGTCCGGAAGTACAAGAACGTTTACACTGGATGCACGACAGCCTAGCACCTACACTAAAAGCAGCATTAGCTACGTTAGAAAAAGGTATCGACTTAACAGCAGTAATGGGACAAGCGATTACAATGGGTGATGAATTCCACCAACGTAATATTGCTGCTTCATCCTTATTATTACGCCAACTTGCTCCAATCTTAGTTGGTTTAGATATCAATAAAGCTGAACTACAAAAAGTAACTCAATTCTTAAGTGTTACTGACCAGTTCTTCTTAAACCTTGCAATGGCACACTGTAAAGCAGCCATGGATGCAGGCGCTGAAATTAAACAAGGAACAATTGTTACTGTTATGACACGTAATGGTGATCAGTTTGGTATTAAAATCAGTGGTATGGGTGATGAATGGTTTACTGCACCTGTTAACACTCCACAAGGTTTATTCTTCTCTGGATTCAGCCAAGCTGATGCTAACCCAGACGTAGGAGACAGTGCGATCACAGAAACCTATGGTGTTGGTGGTACTGCAATGGTTGCTGCGCCAGGTGTAACTCGCTTTGTGGGTGCCTCAGGTGGTATGGAAGCGGCTCGTCGTATTTCTGACGAAATGTCTGAAATTTATTTAGCTCATCACATGATGCTACAAATTCCTACATGGGACTTCCAAGGCTCTTGCATTGGCTTAGATGCTCGTCGTGTAGTAGAAACAGGTATCACACCTACAATCAACACAGGTATCGCACATAAAGATGCAGGTGTAGGTCAAATCGGTGCCGGTACTGTAAAAGCACCTTTAGCTTGTTTCGAAAAAGCAATCGTAGCGTTAGCTGATAAACTTGGAATAAAAGAGTAA
- a CDS encoding DUF2877 domain-containing protein, which yields MIIEALETSCHITNLTSQLSCNGIYNNAINFLNQSQQLITLHRQGKGLSPMGWVLANNDFNFVAQHTQLNSMMSCHEGQLTIQPSINVVCQYHTNLTVPPAPFDHFKVLEKLLLVLPKTTLTGLYGALCNYQQTILLEDNCELIETFSQWLNGEQINWENYIGKGPGLTPSSDDMLTGMLFVAYACYKEKIQSLVPFFKGTPDLSLLTTSVSKNYLYYASQSIFSSYLIKLANQLANNEVSLHTLFELLDVGHHSGADTLLGIILGCHAIKNSYCA from the coding sequence ATGATAATTGAAGCATTAGAAACCAGTTGCCACATTACAAATTTGACGAGTCAACTTAGCTGTAATGGCATCTACAATAATGCAATCAATTTTCTTAATCAATCTCAACAATTGATTACACTGCACCGCCAAGGAAAAGGGTTAAGCCCTATGGGGTGGGTATTAGCAAATAACGATTTCAACTTCGTTGCGCAACATACCCAGCTCAACTCAATGATGAGTTGCCATGAAGGTCAACTCACCATACAGCCTTCAATCAATGTAGTCTGTCAATATCATACAAATCTGACAGTTCCTCCTGCACCATTTGATCACTTCAAAGTACTAGAAAAATTATTATTAGTGTTACCAAAAACCACGTTAACGGGACTTTATGGTGCCTTATGCAATTATCAACAAACTATTCTGCTTGAAGACAATTGCGAACTAATAGAAACATTTAGCCAGTGGCTTAATGGTGAACAAATTAACTGGGAAAACTATATTGGCAAAGGACCTGGACTTACACCTAGTTCTGATGACATGTTAACAGGCATGTTATTTGTTGCTTATGCTTGTTACAAAGAAAAAATACAGTCTCTTGTACCTTTTTTTAAGGGGACACCTGATCTTTCTCTATTAACAACGAGTGTTAGCAAAAATTATTTGTATTATGCCTCTCAAAGTATTTTTTCTTCTTATCTAATCAAATTAGCCAATCAATTAGCCAATAATGAGGTGAGTTTACATACACTATTTGAGTTATTAGATGTAGGTCATCACTCAGGAGCAGATACGTTGCTAGGCATAATACTTGGCTGTCATGCAATCAAAAACTCATATTGTGCTTAA